A stretch of the Streptomyces sp. NBC_01428 genome encodes the following:
- a CDS encoding aromatic ring-hydroxylating dioxygenase subunit alpha: MTEARPDRPGADRQDRRSASSPGAFPPHRVDGRPGGLPGPVPDLRRIGIAPDHWYPVATSRKVRRNRTFATAFAGQRIALYRGRSGTVHALEDRCAHRQVPLSMGVVEGDILRCCYHAWAYRGDGRISQIPYLPKGCERPPRGVRSYPVREAYGLVFVFPGDPDLAEAAPFPRLPEYHSPAHRTMTFSRTVRCHYSFMHENLLDMNHQFLHRSVLGRIRPELLGYEAGPRHVEARYLFVPAGGRKDRGAGLLSAEGVGGRDTPDVITIRTEYPYQTLRGVPEGTDLPAFSLWAAYVPEDAEQRLNHAYGLLTIAKPPVPGAMHLAWPLIRRFTERVFAQDRTAVEAEQRAWDEQGEDRNHEVFPLILDLRDVLRSNGVPLGSDVKSGCTPCGLATPAHRAGVANGAAAARPATPAAEGAAE; encoded by the coding sequence ATGACCGAGGCCCGACCCGACCGACCCGGAGCAGACCGGCAGGACCGGCGGTCCGCCTCCTCGCCCGGGGCGTTCCCGCCGCATCGCGTGGACGGGCGTCCCGGCGGCCTGCCGGGGCCGGTGCCGGATCTGCGGCGGATCGGGATCGCGCCGGACCACTGGTACCCCGTGGCGACCTCGCGGAAGGTGCGGCGCAACCGTACGTTCGCGACGGCGTTCGCCGGGCAGCGGATCGCGCTGTACCGGGGGCGCAGCGGGACCGTCCACGCGCTGGAGGACCGCTGCGCCCACCGTCAGGTGCCGCTGAGCATGGGCGTGGTCGAAGGCGACATCCTCCGGTGCTGCTACCACGCCTGGGCCTACCGGGGCGACGGCCGCATCTCGCAGATTCCCTATCTGCCGAAGGGGTGTGAGCGGCCGCCGCGCGGTGTGCGTTCCTATCCGGTGCGCGAGGCGTACGGCCTGGTGTTCGTGTTCCCGGGCGACCCCGACCTGGCGGAGGCGGCGCCGTTCCCTCGGCTGCCCGAGTACCACTCGCCCGCGCACCGGACGATGACGTTCTCGCGTACGGTGCGCTGCCACTACTCGTTCATGCACGAGAACCTGCTCGACATGAACCACCAGTTCCTGCACCGGAGTGTGCTCGGCAGGATCCGGCCCGAACTGCTCGGCTACGAGGCGGGGCCCCGGCACGTCGAGGCCCGGTATCTGTTCGTGCCCGCCGGGGGCCGCAAGGACCGGGGCGCGGGTCTGCTGTCGGCGGAGGGGGTCGGCGGGCGGGACACGCCCGACGTCATCACCATCCGCACCGAGTACCCGTACCAGACGCTGCGGGGTGTGCCCGAGGGCACGGATCTCCCGGCGTTCTCGCTGTGGGCGGCCTACGTTCCCGAGGACGCGGAGCAGCGGCTCAATCACGCGTACGGCCTGCTGACGATCGCGAAGCCGCCGGTCCCGGGGGCGATGCACCTCGCGTGGCCGCTCATCCGGCGTTTCACGGAGCGTGTGTTCGCCCAGGACAGGACGGCGGTCGAGGCGGAACAGCGTGCCTGGGACGAACAGGGCGAGGACCGCAACCACGAGGTGTTCCCGCTCATCCTCGACCTCCGCGACGTACTGCGCAGCAACGGTGTGCCGCTGGGTTCGGACGTGAAGTCCGGCTGCACGCCGTGCGGACTCGCGACGCCGGCGCACCGGGCGGGGGTCGCGAACGGTGCCGCCGCGGCGCGGCCGGCCACTCCGGCCGCCGAGGGTGCGGCCGAGTAG